A portion of the Salifodinibacter halophilus genome contains these proteins:
- a CDS encoding phosphopantetheinyl transferase, whose protein sequence is GANAYGRPHIDPAQQAQLAPGLCFNISHTHGLIALAVTQDREIGVDVEHVSHRAVSLGIAHRFFAADEVAALAQVAADRQQD, encoded by the coding sequence GGCGCCAACGCTTACGGCCGGCCGCATATCGATCCGGCGCAGCAGGCGCAGCTTGCGCCGGGGCTCTGCTTCAATATCTCCCACACCCATGGCCTGATCGCACTGGCGGTGACCCAAGACCGCGAGATCGGCGTGGACGTGGAGCACGTGAGCCACCGCGCGGTGTCGCTCGGCATCGCCCATCGGTTCTTCGCCGCCGACGAGGTCGCGGCGCTGGCGCAGGTCGCCGCCGATCGGCAGCAGGACC